A region from the Macrobrachium nipponense isolate FS-2020 chromosome 47, ASM1510439v2, whole genome shotgun sequence genome encodes:
- the LOC135204478 gene encoding uncharacterized protein LOC135204478 yields MRAASMILVTLLSMGMLYNLVTSSVDGVYNVMRTTIFTGKVMPLQYIKHNVTVEKPCQCRNFCQLVINCTSTTWLRMAESNASRCLISVTYFGHLELQEPGQGISSATTFYWFKPDYTRGQYGFYKEHCSVVRNFSAALNICKAEGGQLATLETIPKLKEVTPPLRQIKGVTRYWIGLYREGPTANPVWMNINGNMSVTSGTITAKGSENCYSLFKWDSWIVEDHICNDGLCFVCERNFY; encoded by the exons ATGAGGGCAGCATCAATGATCCTGGTGACGTTGCTTTCCATGGGAATGTTATACAACCTGGTGACATCAAGCGTCGACGGTGTCTACAACGTGATGAGAACCACCATCTTCACTGGGAAGGTCATGCCACTACAGTACATCAAGCACAATGTCACAGTTGAGAAGCCCT GTCAGTGTAGAAACTTTTGCCAATTGGTCATTAACTGCACGAGCACCACGTGGCTCAGGATGGCGGAAAGCAACGCATCGCGATGCCTCATCTCTGTGACCTACTTTGGCCATTTGGAACTGCAAGAACCAGGCCAAGGGATTTCCTCTGCCACGACTTTCTACTGGTTCA AGCCTGATTACACACGGGGCCAATACGGATTCTACAAGGAGCATTGCTCGGTGGTTAGGAACTTCTCTGCAGCTCTGAACATCTGCAAGGCTGAAGGAGGGCAGCTGGCTACTCTGGAAACCATCCCAAAGCTTAAAGAAGTGACGCCTCCCCTCCGTCAGATTA AGGGAGTAACGAGATACTGGATCGGACTCTACCGAGAGGGCCCCACAGCAAATCCAGTGTGGATGAATATCAATG GAAACATGTCAGTGACCTCAGGCACCATAACTGCGAAAGGGAGTGAGAACTGTTATTCATTGTTCAAATGGGATTCCTGGATTGTTGAGGACCACATCTGTAACGATGGACTGTGCTTTGTGTGCGAAAGAAACTTCTATTAG